The Thermovenabulum gondwanense sequence AGTAAACATCATTGCACAGGGCAGCCCGGATACCTTTTACCTTATTTGCCGCTATGGATATACCTATTCCCGTTCCGCAGATGAGTATACCCCTTTCGAATTCTCCCTTTGCTACTTTTTCCGCTACTATTAAAGCCATATCGGGATAATCCACCGATTCCTTTGAGAATGTCCCAAAATCCTGAAAGTCGTATCCTTTTTCCTTTAAAAATTCAACCACTTTTTCCTTTAATTCATACCCTCCATGGTCGCTGGCAACAGCAATTTTCATCATGTTACCTCCATTCTTATTTTATCGTTTTTTGTTCAATCCTTTCGATAAGTTTTTGTAAATTATTCCAAAGTTCATCGGCTACTTTTTTATAGGTTTCTATACCCATCCCATAGGGATCTTCTATGTCTTCAAATTCTCCCTCGTTTATAAATTCTGTCAGAACAAAAACCCTGCCTTTTAATTTGGGAAAATTATTAAGTATATAATCCCTCTGACTTTTCGTCATTGTTAGAATGAGATCCGAATTAAGCAAATTCTCCCTGAGCTTTTTAGCCCTGTGGCCGCTCAGATCAATTCCCCTTTCTTTTAATACCTGGATGGCTTCTGAAGAGGCCGGCATTCCATCTACCGCAGCTATCCCGCAGGAATCTATCTCGATATCCTTTCCCTTTTCCTGGGCCAGCTTTTTAAACAGAGCGGCGGCCATGCTGCTTCTGCACGTATTGCCGGTGCAGACAAATAAAACCTTAAGCATTAAATCCTTTGCCTCCTTTTAAACCGGAATTATTTTATATCCTGAAGCTCTCTTCAACCTGTTCATGACTGCAAGACCCAGTCCTCTTTCTGGTATGCCTTCAGCAAGAATAATATCTATCCCCATCCTGTCAAACTTTCTCAACAAAGAAAACAGGTTTGAAGAAATGGTAAGCGGTGCATCTCTATCGCCGGCTGAAAGAACGTTTTCCTGCCGGTATTCCCCTCTCGTTTGTGCAGTTGCGAGGATGCCCACCTTTAATCCCTTTTTCTCAAAATCTAACGCTAATTCTTTTATTTTTTTTACCTGTTCCTTTATATCCCCCACCACCAGGAACACTTCCGCCCGGGGTGAATAATGCCTGTACTTAAGACCCGGAGACCTGGGCTTTTCACCCTCTTTTATATTTTCTTCCACATGCACCTGCCCCAGAACCTCTTCCAGCTCTTCCCTGGTAACTCCCCCCGGTCTTAAGATCACCGGTGCACTGCCGGTAAGGTCCAATACCGTAGATTCCACTCCGAACTTTGAATGTCCACCATCTATTACCGCATCTATCCTCCCCTTCATGTCTTCCATTACATCCTGAGCGTTGGTGGGGCTTGGCTTTCCCGATAGATTTGCGCTGGGGGCTGCTATGGGAACCCCTGATTCCCTGATTAATAGCCTTGCTACTGCATGATCGGGCATTCTGACCGCCACGGTATCAAGTCCACCCGTAGTTTTATAAGGTACCCTTTCGCTTTTTTCGAATATTATAGTAAGAGGGCCGGGCCAGAATTTTTCTATTAATTCATAGGCTTTTGCGGGTACATTTTTGGCGAGCAAAGATAGTTCTTTTACCTCCTGAATGTGAACTATCAACGGATTATCCTGAGGCCGGTTTTTTGCCCTGTATATCTTAATTGCAGATTCTTCCTCCAAGGCATTGGCTCCAAGGCCGTAAACGGTTTCTGTGGGAAAGGCCACAAGTCCCCCTCTTTTTATTATTTCTGCCGCTAATCTAACTTTCTCAATTTCCGGATTGTTTTCATCTACTTTTATGTATAAGGTTTCCATTATTATCCCCTCTTACCTGTATATTAAAACGCCGAACAAGGCTGAGAAAAATATTACCGCTATGGGATTAGCTTTTAAAAAGTATATACCGGCAAAAGTTACTGCAGCAATTGTAAACTCTTTTATTCCCGTAATGGAATTTCTTCCGATATTAATTGCGGCCTGCAAAATCAAAGCTATTACCACCGGTCTAATAGCCTGAAAAAAATACTCCACCGCCTTTATTTGGCTCCTGTACTTTTTTATTATGTACGCGAGAAAAAGAATTATTATAAAGGAAGGCATTGCAACCCCCAGTGTGGCAAATGCAGAACCCAAAACCCCTTTCACCTTGTATCCTACAAAGGTAGCTGCATTTACCGAAATGGGCCCCGGCGTCACCTGGGAGATGGCCAGTACATCCATAAATTCCTTGA is a genomic window containing:
- the rpiB gene encoding ribose 5-phosphate isomerase B, with the protein product MKIAVASDHGGYELKEKVVEFLKEKGYDFQDFGTFSKESVDYPDMALIVAEKVAKGEFERGILICGTGIGISIAANKVKGIRAALCNDVYSARMSRLHNDANILAMGGRVIGPGLALLIVEEWLKTPFEGGRHKVRVDKITNYEQGQN
- a CDS encoding chromate transporter; amino-acid sequence: MIDYIKLFLAFFKVGLFGFGGGYAMLPLIQKEVVEINKWLDFKEFMDVLAISQVTPGPISVNAATFVGYKVKGVLGSAFATLGVAMPSFIIILFLAYIIKKYRSQIKAVEYFFQAIRPVVIALILQAAINIGRNSITGIKEFTIAAVTFAGIYFLKANPIAVIFFSALFGVLIYR
- a CDS encoding low molecular weight protein arginine phosphatase is translated as MLKVLFVCTGNTCRSSMAAALFKKLAQEKGKDIEIDSCGIAAVDGMPASSEAIQVLKERGIDLSGHRAKKLRENLLNSDLILTMTKSQRDYILNNFPKLKGRVFVLTEFINEGEFEDIEDPYGMGIETYKKVADELWNNLQKLIERIEQKTIK
- a CDS encoding L-threonylcarbamoyladenylate synthase, which gives rise to METLYIKVDENNPEIEKVRLAAEIIKRGGLVAFPTETVYGLGANALEEESAIKIYRAKNRPQDNPLIVHIQEVKELSLLAKNVPAKAYELIEKFWPGPLTIIFEKSERVPYKTTGGLDTVAVRMPDHAVARLLIRESGVPIAAPSANLSGKPSPTNAQDVMEDMKGRIDAVIDGGHSKFGVESTVLDLTGSAPVILRPGGVTREELEEVLGQVHVEENIKEGEKPRSPGLKYRHYSPRAEVFLVVGDIKEQVKKIKELALDFEKKGLKVGILATAQTRGEYRQENVLSAGDRDAPLTISSNLFSLLRKFDRMGIDIILAEGIPERGLGLAVMNRLKRASGYKIIPV